A region from the Sulfurimonas sp. genome encodes:
- a CDS encoding AMIN domain-containing protein, translating into MIKLFTIILLLLISVEARENPFFPASGEKDLPNTSNKDLSVASLKRAAISLPSSARIVQKLTVEYKNLDGSIQTKSILLNNSIDWHIPIFISQSMNDIKEVKTQSKKPVKTKKYIHLFSSKNIKFYKDEKELKIDTKDELIRSFLLTKPYRLVLDFKKDVNLKSEEKNFSTQVFKKISLGTHKGYYRAVVTLDGQYKYKKSKQNYGYKIKLL; encoded by the coding sequence ATGATTAAACTATTTACAATAATTTTACTATTACTTATATCAGTTGAAGCTAGAGAAAATCCCTTCTTCCCTGCATCAGGTGAAAAAGACTTACCAAATACATCAAATAAAGATCTCTCAGTTGCATCTTTAAAAAGAGCAGCAATATCTTTACCATCAAGCGCTAGAATAGTTCAGAAACTTACAGTAGAGTATAAAAATTTAGATGGTTCTATACAAACTAAATCAATTCTTCTAAATAACTCAATTGATTGGCATATACCAATATTTATATCTCAAAGTATGAATGATATAAAAGAGGTAAAAACTCAAAGTAAAAAACCTGTAAAAACAAAAAAATATATTCATCTGTTTTCATCAAAAAATATAAAGTTTTATAAGGATGAAAAAGAATTAAAAATAGATACAAAAGATGAACTAATAAGAAGTTTTCTATTAACAAAACCATATAGACTTGTACTTGATTTTAAAAAAGATGTAAATCTAAAAAGTGAAGAAAAGAATTTTTCTACACAAGTATTTAAAAAGATCAGTCTTGGTACTCATAAGGGCTACTACAGAGCTGTAGTAACTTTAGACGGGCAGTATAAATATAAAAAGTCTAAACAAAACTACGGATATAAAATAAAACTACTTTAG
- the recA gene encoding recombinase RecA codes for MDENKQKSLDLAIKQIDKAFGKGALMRLGDKEIEPIKAISTGSIGLDLALGIGGVPEGRVVEIYGPESSGKTTLALQVTAECQKQGGVCAFIDAEHALDVVYAKNLGVDIDNLLVSQPDYGEQALDIVETVARSGAVDLIVVDSVAALTPKVELEGEMNDQQVGVQARLMSKALRKLTGVLNKMNCTVIFINQIRMKIGMMGYGSPETTTGGNALKFYSSVRIDVRRIASLKQGESQIGNRVKAKVIKNKVAPPFRQAEFDIMFGEGISKEGELVDYGVKLDIIDKSGAWFSYGEEKLGQGRENVKQKFKDEPELAQEIEEKIKVAMGMSSLMTMDTSEIAEADV; via the coding sequence ATGGATGAGAATAAACAAAAATCACTAGATTTGGCTATAAAACAGATTGACAAGGCATTTGGAAAAGGTGCATTAATGCGCCTTGGTGATAAAGAGATAGAACCAATTAAAGCAATTAGTACAGGTTCAATCGGACTTGATTTAGCTCTTGGTATAGGTGGTGTTCCTGAAGGGCGTGTTGTTGAAATATATGGACCTGAGAGTTCTGGTAAGACAACTTTGGCACTTCAAGTAACAGCAGAATGTCAAAAACAAGGCGGAGTATGTGCATTTATAGATGCCGAACATGCACTAGATGTTGTATATGCCAAAAATCTTGGTGTAGATATTGATAATCTTTTAGTATCTCAGCCGGATTATGGTGAACAAGCACTTGATATTGTTGAGACAGTTGCAAGAAGCGGTGCAGTTGATCTAATAGTTGTCGATTCGGTTGCTGCATTAACGCCAAAAGTAGAACTAGAAGGTGAGATGAATGATCAACAAGTTGGTGTTCAGGCACGTTTAATGTCAAAAGCTTTACGTAAATTAACAGGTGTATTAAATAAGATGAACTGTACTGTTATATTTATCAATCAAATCCGTATGAAAATAGGTATGATGGGTTATGGATCGCCTGAAACTACTACTGGTGGAAATGCACTAAAGTTTTACTCTTCTGTTCGTATAGATGTACGCCGTATCGCTTCGCTAAAGCAGGGTGAGAGCCAGATAGGTAACCGTGTTAAAGCAAAAGTAATTAAAAATAAAGTAGCACCGCCATTTCGTCAAGCAGAATTCGACATTATGTTTGGAGAAGGGATCTCTAAAGAGGGCGAGCTAGTTGATTACGGTGTTAAACTAGATATTATTGACAAATCAGGTGCTTGGTTTAGTTATGGGGAAGAAAAACTAGGTCAAGGTCGTGAAAATGTTAAGCAAAAGTTTAAAGATGAGCCTGAACTTGCACAAGAGATAGAAGAAAAAATAAAAGTAGCTATGGGGATGAGTTCATTGATGACTATGGACACATCAGAAATAGCTGAAGCTGATGTTTAA
- the fliQ gene encoding flagellar biosynthesis protein FliQ — translation MEAKLVALGIDTFKIALMLALPGLLTGMLLGLAVSIFQATTQINEMTLSFIPKIIGVVVVIVLTMPWMLNSITDFSLEVFNMIPTFIE, via the coding sequence ATGGAAGCAAAACTGGTAGCACTTGGGATTGATACATTTAAAATAGCACTAATGCTTGCACTGCCTGGTTTGCTAACAGGTATGCTTCTGGGTTTAGCTGTATCTATTTTCCAAGCTACTACTCAGATCAATGAAATGACATTATCATTTATCCCGAAAATCATAGGCGTTGTAGTAGTTATAGTTTTAACCATGCCGTGGATGCTAAACTCTATTACAGACTTTTCACTTGAAGTGTTTAATATGATCCCAACATTCATAGAATAA
- a CDS encoding metal ABC transporter substrate-binding protein, with protein MYRILLLLVLPLSIFADLKIAVTYPYMGAVVKEIAKDNVELYVLAKGNWDPHFVVPRPSLISKVRRADGLIINGGELEIGWLPPLIRRASNSKIAKGSKGYLDLSEYIKFLNRPTKLDRADGDVHPRGNPHFQLDPNNILILADIVKEYLISLDSEHKTVYESNYEKFKEKWSFKLKEWEKKMEAKKGMKVVQYHNNLAYFNKRYSLKNIGTIEPLPGIPPSSRHTIELIKLIKEEKPSYILHDVYHSTKTAEFISQKTGVPIVIMPHDIGALDEIEDLFSLFDYLTGALK; from the coding sequence ATGTATAGAATTTTACTCTTATTAGTATTGCCTCTTAGTATTTTTGCAGATCTTAAGATAGCTGTAACATACCCATATATGGGAGCTGTTGTAAAGGAGATAGCAAAAGACAATGTAGAATTATATGTTCTTGCCAAGGGGAATTGGGATCCACATTTTGTGGTCCCTCGTCCCTCACTAATATCTAAAGTCAGACGTGCTGATGGTCTTATAATAAACGGTGGAGAGCTTGAGATCGGTTGGCTTCCCCCACTGATCAGACGTGCTTCAAATTCAAAAATTGCAAAAGGTAGTAAAGGTTATCTAGATCTGTCTGAGTATATAAAGTTTTTAAATAGACCTACAAAGCTTGACCGAGCAGACGGTGATGTACACCCAAGAGGAAATCCACATTTTCAATTAGACCCAAACAATATTTTAATCTTAGCAGATATAGTAAAAGAATATTTGATCTCTTTAGACTCTGAACATAAAACAGTGTATGAATCAAACTATGAGAAGTTTAAAGAAAAATGGAGTTTTAAATTAAAAGAGTGGGAAAAAAAGATGGAAGCTAAAAAAGGTATGAAAGTGGTTCAGTACCATAACAACCTTGCATATTTTAACAAGCGATACTCACTAAAAAATATAGGGACTATAGAACCGCTTCCTGGGATTCCACCAAGTTCACGCCATACTATAGAATTAATTAAGCTGATTAAAGAAGAAAAACCTTCATATATATTGCACGACGTTTATCACTCTACAAAAACGGCAGAGTTTATTTCACAAAAAACAGGTGTACCTATAGTTATAATGCCACATGATATAGGTGCACTAGATGAGATAGAAGATTTGTTTTCGCTGTTTGATTATTTGACAGGGGCATTAAAATGA
- a CDS encoding metal ABC transporter permease, translating to MIDILLVPIALVIILVMLHAYFGRGILERGIIFTDLAIAQFAALGSAISLGYFHQEYFYILTLSFALLSAFLIAFASVRELNLEAFIGLLYVLGASGIMMVLAHSAEGMEHFKSLLASDILFTPPSDLYKSAVIYGFIAFVLYKIYPKMRGFFRELTFFTLLAITVTSSVSLAGVLVVFVLLIAPALVAKSLNKGMIFSFIYGWIFSILAILISYYYDFPTGYTLVFIGALLSSITVLFNSNRRLS from the coding sequence ATGATAGATATTTTGTTGGTACCGATAGCCTTAGTTATCATACTTGTTATGCTTCATGCATATTTTGGCAGGGGTATTTTAGAGCGAGGAATTATATTTACTGATCTTGCTATTGCACAGTTTGCAGCACTTGGATCAGCTATAAGTTTAGGGTATTTTCATCAAGAATATTTTTATATTTTAACTTTGAGCTTTGCACTGTTAAGCGCTTTTTTGATAGCTTTTGCATCTGTAAGAGAGTTAAACCTTGAAGCTTTTATAGGTTTACTCTATGTACTTGGTGCTAGCGGGATTATGATGGTGTTAGCACACTCCGCAGAAGGAATGGAGCATTTTAAATCTTTACTTGCCAGTGATATATTATTTACTCCACCGAGTGACTTGTATAAAAGTGCTGTAATTTATGGATTTATAGCTTTTGTTTTATATAAAATATATCCTAAGATGAGAGGCTTTTTTAGAGAACTTACTTTTTTTACACTTTTGGCAATCACTGTTACGTCATCAGTATCTTTGGCAGGAGTTTTAGTTGTATTTGTACTCTTAATTGCACCTGCATTAGTAGCAAAAAGTTTAAATAAAGGGATGATTTTTTCATTTATTTATGGTTGGATTTTTTCTATTTTAGCGATTTTAATATCATACTATTATGATTTTCCAACAGGCTATACACTCGTGTTTATAGGGGCTTTGCTTAGTTCAATAACTGTATTGTTTAACTCTAATAGGAGATTGTCTTAA
- a CDS encoding menaquinone biosynthesis family protein: MNKTLIAHSPDADDIFMYYAIKFGWVDMEDTVFDNIAEDIQTLNEKALRGEYPIVAISFALYPHIKDDYAPLRTAVSFGEGYGPKIIKKKGTKLKRNFKVALSGQHTTNAMLFRIKYPDARITYMNFLDIEKAVLDGDVDAGVLIHESILTYDDSLEVEAEMWDIWQELAGNDLPLPLGGMAISRSIPLNKAIMYEKTLTKAVDVARKHKEKLSEMLLERNLVRIDAPTLDKYLELYANDESITLSELQIKAIDKLYELGYKHGFYDTLVKFNDYTIPTEYEELRKG, translated from the coding sequence ATGAACAAAACATTAATTGCACACTCACCTGACGCCGACGATATCTTTATGTACTACGCCATAAAATTTGGCTGGGTAGATATGGAAGATACGGTTTTTGACAATATTGCCGAAGACATACAAACACTAAATGAAAAAGCACTACGTGGAGAATATCCGATCGTAGCCATCAGTTTTGCACTATATCCACATATAAAAGACGACTATGCACCACTGAGAACTGCTGTTAGTTTCGGAGAAGGTTATGGTCCAAAGATCATAAAGAAAAAAGGCACAAAACTAAAAAGAAATTTCAAAGTTGCACTTAGCGGTCAACATACTACAAACGCGATGTTGTTTCGCATTAAATATCCAGATGCGCGCATTACTTATATGAACTTTTTAGATATTGAAAAAGCTGTACTCGATGGTGATGTAGATGCAGGTGTGCTTATACATGAGTCTATTTTAACTTACGATGATTCATTGGAAGTTGAAGCTGAAATGTGGGATATCTGGCAAGAGCTGGCAGGTAATGATCTTCCTCTTCCACTTGGAGGTATGGCGATCAGCAGATCTATTCCTCTTAATAAAGCTATTATGTACGAAAAGACTCTTACTAAAGCAGTCGATGTTGCACGTAAACACAAAGAGAAATTGAGCGAGATGCTTTTGGAGAGAAACTTAGTACGTATAGATGCTCCGACACTTGATAAGTATCTTGAACTTTATGCAAATGATGAATCAATCACACTTAGTGAACTTCAGATCAAAGCTATAGATAAACTATATGAGCTTGGCTATAAACACGGATTTTATGATACACTTGTAAAGTTTAATGACTATACTATACCGACAGAGTACGAAGAGTTACGTAAAGGTTAA
- the eno gene encoding phosphopyruvate hydratase — protein MFIDNISAIEVMDSRGNPTVKATVELSDGTRESAIVPSGASTGKREALELRDGGERYMGKGVLQAVDNVNGPIADALIGYSPFNQAIIDATMKELDGTDNYGNLGANAVLGVSMAVARAAAKSLDIPLYRYLGGANAMVMPTPMLNIINGGSHADNSVDFQEYMIMPVGFEDFAEALRASAEVYHNLKAILKAKNHNTALGDEGGFAPDLSSNEEPIQILIEAIEKAGYKPGEQMGIALDVAASELVVDGGYRLDSENRTVTSEELAEYYVDLCSKYPIVSIEDGLSEDDWDGWKILTEKLGGKVQLVGDDLFVTNVNILNEGINKGIANSILIKPNQIGSVSETMLTVRLAQRNGYTTVMSHRSGESEDAFIADFAVALNCGQIKTGSTARGERTAKYNRLLEIENEVVYGEYLGSKLFNK, from the coding sequence ATGTTTATAGATAACATTAGTGCAATTGAAGTTATGGATTCACGCGGTAATCCAACGGTTAAAGCTACGGTAGAATTAAGTGACGGTACTCGTGAGAGTGCTATAGTACCTTCTGGAGCTAGTACTGGTAAACGTGAAGCATTAGAGCTTCGCGATGGCGGTGAACGCTACATGGGTAAGGGTGTTCTGCAAGCTGTTGATAATGTTAACGGTCCAATTGCAGACGCATTAATTGGTTACTCACCTTTTAATCAAGCTATTATTGATGCTACTATGAAAGAGCTAGATGGTACTGATAACTATGGAAATCTAGGTGCTAATGCAGTACTTGGTGTATCTATGGCTGTTGCTCGTGCAGCGGCTAAAAGTTTAGATATTCCTCTTTATCGTTATCTTGGCGGCGCAAATGCTATGGTTATGCCAACACCAATGTTAAACATCATTAACGGAGGGAGCCATGCAGATAACTCTGTTGATTTCCAAGAGTATATGATTATGCCTGTAGGTTTTGAAGACTTTGCAGAAGCTCTTCGTGCATCTGCTGAAGTTTATCATAATCTAAAAGCTATTTTAAAAGCTAAAAACCACAATACTGCTTTAGGTGATGAAGGTGGTTTCGCACCTGATCTTTCTTCAAATGAAGAACCTATTCAAATCTTAATCGAAGCTATTGAAAAAGCAGGTTACAAACCTGGTGAGCAAATGGGTATCGCTTTAGATGTAGCAGCTTCAGAGTTAGTTGTAGATGGCGGTTATAGACTTGATAGTGAAAATCGTACAGTTACATCAGAAGAATTAGCTGAGTATTATGTTGATCTATGTTCTAAATATCCAATCGTTTCTATTGAAGACGGTTTAAGTGAAGATGACTGGGACGGTTGGAAAATTCTAACTGAGAAGTTAGGTGGTAAAGTTCAACTTGTTGGTGATGATCTTTTTGTTACAAACGTAAATATCTTAAATGAAGGTATCAATAAAGGTATTGCTAATTCTATCTTAATCAAACCAAACCAAATCGGTTCAGTTTCTGAGACTATGTTAACTGTTCGTTTAGCTCAAAGAAACGGTTACACTACAGTAATGAGTCACCGTTCAGGTGAGAGTGAAGATGCATTTATCGCTGACTTTGCTGTTGCACTTAACTGTGGTCAAATCAAAACAGGTTCAACTGCACGTGGTGAACGTACTGCAAAATACAACCGTTTACTAGAGATTGAAAATGAAGTAGTATATGGTGAATATTTAGGTTCTAAACTGTTCAATAAATAA